One genomic segment of Amycolatopsis sp. Hca4 includes these proteins:
- a CDS encoding MFS transporter yields the protein MKQLLGVPAFARLWVAAFFGETAEWMLQVALPVYVFQRTGSAATTALSIVLGLLPAVLLSPVAGVVADRWNRRAVLFGTCCGLAVVALPLLAEPGVSLVYAVMAAQAALASVFEPARNALVPELVGVAEVTAANGLMSVNGSVARLAGGWAGGALLGFGGLADVVTGYLAVLVVAAALLAKPFRRVAAPVPAAAREPVVRAWLDGLRELTRNRRLRRTGVALVLTSVAQGMFLVLFVVYVLQVLGGSEADAGLLRGVQALGGLAAGFALATVARRVAPAALLGWGALALGLVSAVIWNLAFVTTAMGVYAGLFVVAGAPGVIVGAGVLSEIQSAVAPERAGRVLSTTFAAVATCTTAGALLAGALVVTTGAAALLNVQAGIYLLAGLLMLVRKRRFPVASPAAVVTVEGCRTCSPPATST from the coding sequence ATGAAGCAGCTGCTGGGGGTTCCGGCGTTCGCGCGGCTGTGGGTGGCCGCGTTCTTCGGCGAGACGGCCGAGTGGATGCTGCAGGTGGCGTTGCCGGTCTACGTCTTCCAGCGCACCGGCTCCGCCGCGACGACGGCGCTGAGCATCGTCCTCGGCCTGCTGCCCGCGGTGCTGCTCAGCCCGGTCGCCGGCGTCGTCGCCGACCGCTGGAACCGCCGCGCGGTGCTGTTCGGCACCTGCTGCGGGCTCGCCGTCGTGGCGCTTCCGCTCCTGGCCGAACCGGGCGTCAGCCTGGTGTACGCGGTGATGGCCGCCCAGGCGGCCCTGGCGTCGGTGTTCGAACCCGCGCGCAACGCGCTCGTGCCGGAGCTCGTCGGGGTCGCGGAGGTGACCGCGGCCAACGGGCTGATGAGCGTGAACGGCAGCGTCGCCCGGCTGGCCGGCGGCTGGGCCGGCGGTGCGCTGCTGGGTTTCGGCGGGCTCGCCGACGTCGTCACCGGCTACCTGGCCGTCCTCGTGGTCGCCGCGGCGCTGCTGGCCAAGCCGTTCCGCCGGGTCGCCGCGCCGGTCCCGGCGGCCGCGCGGGAACCGGTGGTGCGGGCCTGGCTCGACGGCCTGCGCGAGCTGACGCGCAACCGGCGGCTGCGGCGCACCGGCGTCGCCCTGGTGCTCACCTCCGTCGCGCAGGGCATGTTCCTGGTGCTGTTCGTGGTCTACGTCCTGCAGGTGCTCGGCGGCAGCGAGGCCGACGCGGGCCTGCTGCGCGGGGTCCAGGCGCTCGGCGGGCTGGCGGCCGGGTTCGCCCTGGCCACCGTGGCGCGGCGGGTCGCCCCGGCCGCGCTGCTGGGCTGGGGTGCTCTCGCGCTCGGGCTGGTGTCCGCGGTGATCTGGAACCTCGCCTTCGTCACGACCGCGATGGGGGTGTACGCCGGGCTGTTCGTCGTGGCCGGAGCGCCGGGCGTGATCGTCGGCGCCGGTGTGCTGTCGGAGATCCAGAGCGCGGTCGCGCCGGAACGCGCCGGGCGGGTGCTGAGCACGACGTTCGCCGCGGTGGCCACCTGCACCACGGCCGGCGCGCTGCTGGCCGGAGCATTGGTGGTGACGACCGGGGCCGCCGCGCTGCTGAACGTCCAGGCCGGGATCTACCTCCTCGCGGGGCTGCTGATGTTGGTCCGGAAACGCAGGTTTCCCGTCGCTTCCCCGGCCGCGGTGGTTACGGTGGAGGGGTGCCGCACCTGTTCGCCACCAGCGACCTCCACGTGA
- a CDS encoding metallophosphoesterase, whose protein sequence is MPHLFATSDLHVTHEGNGPILDSVVPETPEDWLLVAGDVAELAEATIGTLKTLAGRFAKVVWVPGNHELWTTKNDDCQLRGQARYEYLVDQCREIGVLTPEDEFPVWRHGPRPLTIAPLFLLYDYSWRTPEAEGKSLEEALRQAREAGVVCTDEYFLYPDPYPSRQAWCEARLKVSTERLDAIAEDHGTILMSHWPLHRHPTAPLYWPEFALWCGTTKTEDWHVRYRAEVAVYGHLHIPRSTEADGVRFEEVSLGYPREWRKRARGAVPMRRILWPS, encoded by the coding sequence GTGCCGCACCTGTTCGCCACCAGCGACCTCCACGTGACCCACGAGGGCAACGGCCCGATCCTCGACTCGGTCGTCCCGGAAACCCCCGAAGACTGGCTGCTCGTCGCCGGCGACGTCGCCGAGCTCGCCGAAGCCACCATCGGAACGCTGAAGACCCTGGCCGGCCGGTTCGCGAAGGTCGTCTGGGTGCCGGGCAACCACGAGCTGTGGACGACGAAGAACGACGACTGCCAGCTGCGCGGCCAGGCCCGCTACGAGTACCTGGTCGACCAGTGCCGCGAAATCGGCGTGCTGACGCCCGAGGACGAGTTCCCGGTCTGGCGCCACGGCCCGCGGCCGCTGACGATCGCCCCGCTGTTCCTGCTCTACGACTACAGCTGGCGGACCCCGGAAGCGGAGGGCAAGTCCCTGGAGGAGGCCCTGCGCCAGGCCCGCGAGGCCGGCGTGGTCTGCACCGACGAATACTTCCTGTACCCGGACCCGTACCCCAGCCGCCAGGCGTGGTGCGAGGCCCGGCTGAAGGTCAGCACCGAGCGCCTCGACGCAATCGCAGAGGACCACGGCACGATCCTGATGTCCCACTGGCCGCTGCACCGGCACCCGACGGCGCCGCTGTACTGGCCGGAGTTCGCGCTCTGGTGCGGGACGACGAAGACCGAGGACTGGCACGTCCGCTACCGCGCGGAGGTCGCGGTCTACGGCCACCTGCACATCCCGCGCAGCACCGAGGCCGACGGCGTCCGGTTCGAAGAGGTTTCGCTGGGTTACCCGCGCGAGTGGCGGAAGCGGGCGCGGGGCGCGGTGCCGATGCGCCGCATCCTGTGGCCGTCATGA
- a CDS encoding ABATE domain-containing protein, which produces MSEDFRLDMGAPWLNLLATRGRHFGPQPVERIPTAERLRDWLAQVELTPLAPVTYADVRAAHQLREALRELALGAIDGLPPRADQVSPLTPFLKAQPLHLAALDRLHRSAPGTAADALGRLAHQAADWLTGPLRHDLRACPEQDCRGVFADPGGRRRWCPSPACASRGRVRALRERRRDGS; this is translated from the coding sequence GTGTCCGAAGACTTCCGCCTCGACATGGGCGCACCCTGGCTGAACCTCCTGGCCACCCGCGGCCGCCACTTCGGTCCCCAGCCGGTCGAGCGGATCCCGACGGCCGAGCGACTGCGCGACTGGCTCGCCCAGGTCGAGCTGACCCCGCTCGCCCCGGTCACGTACGCCGACGTGCGCGCGGCCCACCAGCTCCGCGAGGCCCTCCGCGAACTCGCCCTCGGCGCGATCGACGGGCTCCCGCCGCGAGCCGACCAGGTGAGCCCGCTGACGCCCTTCCTCAAGGCCCAGCCCCTGCACCTGGCCGCGCTCGACCGGCTGCACCGCAGCGCGCCCGGGACCGCCGCCGACGCGCTCGGCCGCTTGGCGCACCAGGCCGCGGACTGGCTCACCGGCCCCCTGCGGCACGACCTGCGGGCCTGCCCGGAGCAGGACTGCCGCGGCGTCTTCGCCGATCCCGGCGGGCGGCGGCGCTGGTGCCCGTCCCCCGCCTGCGCCAGCCGCGGGCGGGTGCGCGCGCTCAGGGAGCGGCGGCGCGACGGCTCATGA
- a CDS encoding phosphotriesterase produces MTGEPKVRTVLGDIDPAELGVTNSHDHLFFASKLLPGQELDDPVAAAHTLLEFAGRGGNALVQWTPYGLTRRTRELAWMAEEIGVHVVAATGLHRAEHYAPVILGRVLDDLVKEFVADLTEGTQPADLPDEPRTGPRAGLVKVAGAFHTIDAHARLTMTAAAVAHQETGAPIAVHLELGTAALETVDLLCGKLEISPDKVILGHLNRNPDAPLQRKIAETGVFLGFDGPSRANHATDWRLFDGLEALVEAGHGGQILLGGDTTTAAARFQPGASYLLTTLAPRLTKLLGGDVVTAMLVANPARAFATSWLK; encoded by the coding sequence GTGACTGGGGAACCCAAGGTCCGCACGGTGCTGGGTGACATCGATCCGGCCGAACTCGGCGTGACGAACTCGCACGACCACCTCTTCTTCGCCTCGAAGCTCCTGCCGGGCCAGGAGCTCGACGATCCGGTCGCCGCCGCCCACACCCTCCTCGAGTTCGCAGGGCGGGGCGGCAACGCGCTTGTCCAGTGGACGCCGTACGGCCTGACCCGGCGTACCCGCGAGCTCGCCTGGATGGCGGAGGAAATCGGCGTGCACGTGGTCGCGGCCACCGGCCTGCACCGCGCCGAGCACTACGCCCCGGTGATCCTCGGCCGCGTGCTCGACGACCTGGTCAAGGAGTTCGTCGCCGACCTGACCGAGGGGACCCAGCCCGCCGATCTGCCCGACGAGCCGCGGACCGGTCCGCGCGCCGGGCTGGTCAAGGTGGCCGGCGCCTTCCACACGATCGACGCGCACGCCCGGCTGACCATGACCGCCGCCGCGGTCGCCCACCAGGAGACCGGCGCGCCGATCGCCGTGCACCTCGAACTCGGCACGGCGGCCCTGGAAACGGTCGACCTGCTCTGCGGAAAGCTGGAGATTTCACCCGACAAGGTGATCCTCGGGCACCTGAACCGGAACCCGGACGCGCCGCTGCAGCGGAAGATCGCCGAGACCGGCGTGTTCCTCGGCTTCGATGGGCCGTCCCGGGCCAACCACGCGACCGACTGGCGGCTCTTCGACGGCCTGGAAGCGCTGGTCGAGGCCGGGCACGGCGGCCAGATCCTGCTCGGCGGCGACACGACGACCGCGGCGGCGCGGTTCCAACCGGGCGCGTCCTACCTGCTCACCACGCTCGCACCGCGGCTGACCAAGCTGCTGGGCGGCGACGTCGTCACGGCCATGCTGGTGGCGAACCCCGCGCGGGCGTTCGCCACCAGCTGGCTGAAGTGA
- a CDS encoding PAC2 family protein codes for MSEPVDETPRPPRDRTEPTRPLMVVAFEGWNDAGDAASRAVEHLQLNWDATPLAELEPDDYYDFQVSRPTVRMVDGVTRRVDWPTTRLSVCRPDGFDRDVVLVQGPEPNMRWRAFCAELLEHIQQLDVATVVTLGALLADTAHTRPVPVTGTAYDKDTASLYGLDLNNYQGPTGIVGILQDYCVQAGIPAVSIWAAVPHYVSHPPSPKATLALLHKLEDILDVEIPLGALPEQAEEWQRTVSEMADEDEEISEYVRSLEERGDAQSEVAEQDVSGDKIAAEFERYLRRRGRGGGQEGFGLR; via the coding sequence GTGAGTGAGCCCGTCGACGAGACCCCGCGGCCGCCCCGCGACCGCACCGAACCCACCCGCCCGCTGATGGTCGTCGCCTTCGAAGGCTGGAACGACGCCGGCGACGCGGCCAGCCGCGCGGTGGAGCACCTGCAGCTGAACTGGGACGCCACCCCGCTGGCGGAACTGGAGCCCGACGACTACTACGACTTCCAGGTCAGCCGCCCGACCGTCCGGATGGTGGACGGCGTCACTCGCCGGGTGGACTGGCCCACGACGCGGCTGTCGGTGTGCCGCCCCGACGGCTTCGACCGCGACGTCGTCCTCGTCCAGGGCCCGGAGCCCAACATGCGCTGGCGCGCGTTCTGCGCGGAGCTGCTCGAGCACATCCAGCAGCTCGACGTCGCGACCGTGGTGACGCTGGGGGCGTTGCTGGCCGACACCGCGCACACCCGGCCCGTCCCGGTCACCGGAACGGCCTACGACAAGGACACCGCGTCCCTGTACGGCCTCGACCTGAACAACTACCAGGGGCCGACCGGCATCGTCGGCATCCTGCAGGACTACTGCGTGCAGGCCGGCATCCCGGCCGTGTCCATCTGGGCCGCGGTGCCGCACTACGTGTCGCACCCGCCGTCCCCGAAGGCGACGCTGGCGCTGCTGCACAAGCTGGAGGACATCCTCGACGTCGAGATCCCGCTGGGCGCGCTGCCCGAGCAGGCCGAGGAGTGGCAGCGCACGGTCAGCGAGATGGCCGACGAGGACGAGGAGATCAGCGAGTACGTCCGCAGCCTCGAGGAGCGCGGCGACGCACAGAGCGAGGTCGCCGAGCAGGACGTCAGCGGCGACAAGATCGCCGCGGAGTTCGAGCGCTACCTGCGCCGCCGCGGCCGCGGCGGCGGGCAGGAGGGCTTCGGCCTGCGCTGA
- the metH gene encoding methionine synthase — MSDRLSSPFLDALRTRVLVADGAMGTALQAHDLSLDDFGGLEGCNEILNVTRPDVVRSVHRGYLEAGADAVETNTFGANFANFAEYGITGRIFELAEAGARLARETADEFATPERPRFVLGSVGPGTKLPTLGHAPFTTLRDAYREEVRGLLAGGADAVIVETTQDILQTKASIIGAKRAMAAEGRSVPILASITVETTGTMLLGTEVGAALAALEPLGIDVIGLNCATGPAEMSEHLRQLAKHARVPLSVMPNAGLPELGPDGAVYPLGPEALVEALTGFVREFGVGLVGGCCGTTDEHIRQLAAAVADTPPVPRRPRPEPGVSSLYQAVPFKQDASVLMIGERTNANGSKAFRTAMLASHFDDCVEIAREQTRDGAHLLDLCVDYVGRDGTADMAELAGRLATASTLPIMLDSTEVAVLRAGLQRLGGRCAVNSVNYEDGDGPESRFTQVMELVSEYGAAVVALTIDEEGQARTAQKKADIATRLIEDITGNWGLRTCDVIVDALTFTIATGQEESRRDGIETIEAIREIKRRHPEVQTTLGLSNISFGLNPAARQVLNSVFLHECVQAGLDTAIVHASKILPMARIPDDQRAVALDLVYDRRRPGYDPLQELMALFEGVSAASSKASRAEELAALPLFERLERRIVDGERTGLTDDLDAALEQRPALQIINDTLLSGMKTVGELFGSGQMQLPFVLQSAEVMKAAVAHLEPHMEKEDDAGKGRIVLATVRGDVHDIGKNLVDIILSNNGYEVVNLGIKQPITTILDAAEEHGADAIGMSGLLVKSTVIMKENLQEMNSRGVSARWPVLLGGAALTRSYVENDLTELYLGDVRYARDAFEGLRLMDAIMAAKRGESPLLDADAEKKRQERKERRERSLRIAEARKARKVEEEGPLPARSDVATDVPLPSPPFWGSRVVKGVALADYAAMLDERATFMGQWGLKGARGGAGPMYEELVESEGRPRLRYWLDRLTADGVLAHAAVVYGYFPCVAEGDDLVVLTEPSPDAPERVRFTFPRQRRDRRLCLADFYRPRESGEVDVVPFTVVTMGQPIADYANELFAADAYRDYLEVHGLGVQLTEALAEYWHRRIRQELTFPGGVAVASEDPDDVEEFFKLGYRGARFSLGYGACPDLEDRAKIVALLEPGRIGVKLSEEFQLHPEQSTDAIVCHHPEAKYFNT; from the coding sequence ATGTCCGACCGCCTGTCGTCACCGTTCCTCGATGCCCTCCGCACGCGTGTCCTGGTGGCCGACGGGGCGATGGGCACGGCCCTGCAGGCCCACGACCTGAGCCTGGACGACTTCGGCGGCCTCGAAGGCTGCAACGAGATACTCAACGTCACCCGGCCGGACGTGGTCCGCTCGGTGCACCGCGGGTACCTGGAGGCGGGCGCGGACGCCGTCGAGACCAACACTTTCGGGGCCAATTTCGCCAACTTCGCCGAGTACGGCATCACCGGGCGGATCTTCGAGCTGGCCGAGGCCGGGGCGCGGCTGGCGCGCGAGACCGCCGACGAGTTCGCGACGCCGGAGCGCCCGCGGTTCGTGCTCGGCTCGGTCGGGCCCGGCACGAAACTCCCCACCCTCGGCCACGCGCCCTTCACCACGCTGCGTGACGCCTACCGCGAGGAGGTCCGCGGCCTGCTGGCCGGCGGCGCCGACGCCGTGATCGTCGAAACCACCCAGGACATCCTCCAGACGAAGGCGTCGATCATCGGCGCGAAGCGGGCGATGGCCGCCGAAGGCCGGTCCGTGCCGATCCTCGCTTCGATCACCGTCGAAACGACCGGCACCATGTTGCTCGGCACCGAGGTCGGCGCGGCTCTGGCCGCGCTCGAACCGCTCGGCATCGACGTCATCGGGCTCAACTGCGCGACCGGCCCGGCCGAGATGAGCGAGCACCTGCGGCAGCTGGCCAAGCACGCCCGGGTGCCGCTGTCGGTGATGCCCAACGCCGGCCTGCCCGAGCTCGGCCCGGACGGCGCGGTGTACCCGCTCGGCCCGGAAGCGCTGGTCGAGGCCCTCACCGGGTTCGTCCGCGAGTTCGGCGTCGGCCTGGTCGGCGGCTGCTGCGGGACGACCGACGAGCACATCCGGCAGCTCGCCGCCGCGGTGGCGGACACGCCGCCGGTTCCGCGGCGCCCGCGGCCCGAGCCGGGCGTGTCGTCGCTCTACCAGGCGGTGCCGTTCAAGCAGGACGCCAGCGTGCTGATGATCGGCGAGCGGACCAACGCCAACGGCTCGAAGGCCTTCCGCACCGCGATGCTCGCGAGTCATTTTGACGACTGCGTCGAGATCGCCCGCGAGCAGACCCGCGACGGCGCCCACCTGCTGGACCTGTGCGTCGACTACGTCGGCCGGGACGGCACCGCCGACATGGCGGAGCTGGCCGGGCGCCTGGCCACCGCGTCGACGCTGCCGATCATGCTCGACTCCACCGAGGTCGCCGTCCTGCGTGCCGGGCTGCAGCGGCTCGGCGGCCGGTGCGCGGTCAACTCCGTCAACTACGAGGACGGCGACGGACCGGAATCCCGGTTCACCCAGGTGATGGAACTGGTCAGCGAGTACGGCGCCGCGGTCGTCGCGCTGACCATCGACGAAGAGGGCCAGGCCCGCACGGCGCAGAAGAAGGCCGACATCGCCACCCGGCTGATCGAGGACATCACCGGGAACTGGGGCCTGCGCACCTGCGACGTCATCGTCGACGCGCTCACCTTCACCATCGCCACCGGCCAGGAGGAGTCCCGCCGCGACGGCATCGAAACCATCGAAGCCATCCGCGAGATCAAACGCCGTCACCCCGAGGTGCAGACCACCCTCGGCCTGTCGAACATCTCCTTCGGCCTCAACCCGGCCGCCCGGCAGGTGCTCAACTCGGTGTTCCTGCACGAGTGCGTCCAGGCCGGGCTGGACACCGCGATCGTGCACGCGTCCAAGATCCTGCCGATGGCCCGGATCCCGGACGACCAGCGCGCGGTCGCCCTCGACCTGGTCTACGACCGCCGCCGTCCCGGGTACGACCCGCTGCAGGAGCTGATGGCCCTGTTCGAAGGCGTCAGCGCGGCCTCGTCGAAGGCTTCGCGGGCCGAAGAGCTGGCCGCGCTGCCGCTGTTCGAACGCCTGGAACGCCGGATCGTCGACGGCGAGCGCACCGGCCTGACCGACGACCTCGACGCGGCCCTGGAGCAGCGGCCCGCCCTGCAGATCATCAACGACACGCTGCTGTCCGGCATGAAGACCGTCGGCGAGCTGTTCGGGTCCGGCCAGATGCAGCTGCCGTTCGTGCTGCAGTCCGCCGAGGTGATGAAGGCCGCCGTCGCGCACCTCGAGCCGCACATGGAGAAGGAGGACGACGCCGGCAAGGGCCGGATCGTGCTGGCCACCGTCCGCGGCGACGTGCACGACATCGGCAAGAACCTCGTCGACATCATCCTGTCCAACAACGGCTACGAGGTCGTCAACCTCGGCATCAAACAGCCCATCACGACCATCCTCGACGCGGCCGAGGAACACGGCGCCGACGCGATCGGGATGTCCGGGCTGCTGGTCAAGTCCACGGTGATCATGAAGGAGAACCTCCAGGAGATGAACTCCCGTGGCGTCTCCGCGCGCTGGCCGGTGCTCCTCGGCGGGGCCGCGCTCACCCGGTCCTACGTGGAGAACGACCTGACCGAGCTCTACCTCGGCGACGTCCGTTACGCGCGGGACGCGTTCGAAGGCCTGCGGCTGATGGACGCGATCATGGCCGCCAAGCGCGGGGAATCGCCGCTGCTCGACGCGGACGCGGAGAAGAAGCGCCAGGAGCGCAAGGAACGCCGCGAACGCTCGCTGCGGATCGCCGAGGCGCGCAAAGCCCGCAAGGTCGAAGAAGAGGGACCCCTGCCCGCCCGCTCGGACGTCGCCACCGACGTGCCGCTGCCGTCCCCGCCGTTCTGGGGTTCGCGGGTGGTCAAGGGCGTCGCGCTGGCCGACTACGCCGCCATGCTCGACGAGCGCGCCACCTTCATGGGCCAGTGGGGGCTCAAGGGCGCCCGCGGCGGCGCCGGGCCGATGTACGAGGAGCTGGTCGAATCCGAAGGCCGGCCGCGGCTGCGGTACTGGCTCGACCGGCTGACCGCCGACGGCGTCCTGGCCCACGCGGCCGTCGTCTACGGCTATTTCCCGTGCGTCGCCGAAGGCGACGACCTGGTCGTGCTCACCGAGCCTTCGCCCGACGCACCCGAGCGGGTGCGCTTCACCTTCCCGCGGCAGCGCCGCGACCGGCGGCTGTGCCTGGCCGACTTCTACCGGCCCCGCGAGTCCGGCGAGGTGGACGTCGTGCCGTTCACCGTGGTCACCATGGGCCAGCCCATCGCCGACTACGCCAACGAGCTCTTCGCGGCCGACGCCTACCGCGACTACCTGGAGGTCCACGGGCTCGGCGTCCAGCTGACCGAGGCGCTGGCCGAGTACTGGCACCGCCGCATCCGGCAGGAGCTCACCTTCCCCGGCGGTGTGGCGGTCGCCTCAGAGGACCCCGACGACGTCGAGGAGTTCTTCAAGCTCGGCTACCGTGGAGCCCGGTTCTCCCTGGGCTATGGCGCCTGTCCCGACCTCGAAGACCGGGCGAAGATCGTCGCCCTCCTCGAACCGGGCCGGATCGGCGTCAAGCTGTCCGAGGAGTTCCAGCTGCACCCCGAGCAGTCGACCGACGCGATCGTCTGCCACCACCCCGAAGCCAAGTACTTCAACACCTGA
- a CDS encoding HAD family phosphatase, translating to MDGIDAVLWDMDGTLVDSEKLWDVALYETAEFLGGKLSEQQRMTLVGSNMDDTSAYLLEVVGLPVTPEAIASTGEEIRRRTAGLFDDELPWRPGAREALTAVREAGLRSALVTSTERDLTELALNTIGRDFFDVTVCGDEVEGQNKPLPRPYLKAAELLGVDPARCVAVEDSPPGTASAVAAGCTVLVIPNDVPVEAGERRVFRDSLVGIDVPALAALLG from the coding sequence GTGGACGGAATCGACGCCGTGTTGTGGGACATGGACGGCACGCTCGTCGATTCCGAGAAGCTGTGGGACGTCGCGCTCTACGAGACGGCGGAATTCCTCGGCGGCAAGCTTTCCGAACAGCAGCGGATGACCCTCGTCGGGTCCAACATGGACGACACCTCGGCGTACCTCCTCGAAGTGGTCGGCCTTCCGGTGACACCCGAGGCGATTGCTTCGACCGGGGAAGAGATCCGCCGCCGCACCGCCGGGCTGTTCGACGACGAGCTGCCGTGGCGCCCGGGTGCGCGCGAAGCGCTGACGGCGGTGCGCGAGGCGGGCCTGCGCTCGGCCCTGGTCACCTCCACCGAACGCGACCTGACCGAACTCGCGCTGAACACGATCGGCCGGGACTTCTTCGACGTCACCGTGTGCGGCGACGAGGTCGAAGGCCAGAACAAGCCGCTCCCGCGCCCCTACCTCAAGGCGGCCGAGCTGCTGGGCGTCGACCCGGCGCGCTGTGTGGCGGTCGAAGATTCGCCGCCGGGCACGGCTTCCGCGGTCGCGGCCGGCTGCACGGTCCTGGTGATCCCCAACGACGTCCCGGTCGAGGCGGGGGAGCGGCGGGTGTTCCGCGACTCCCTGGTGGGCATCGACGTGCCGGCGCTGGCGGCCCTGCTCGGCTGA
- a CDS encoding methylated-DNA--[protein]-cysteine S-methyltransferase, translating into MRTHAVVDSPCGPLTLVAEGDALCGLYMVDQRHRPDELTFGSADPGGDIFARAETELKEYFAGQRHEFEVPLAFAGTPFQQLVWAELRKIPYGTTISYGQLADRLGKPAASRAVGLANGKNPIGIIVPCHRVVGSTGSLTGYGGGLERKRYLLDFEQGALF; encoded by the coding sequence ATGCGCACCCACGCCGTCGTCGACAGCCCGTGCGGCCCGTTGACGCTGGTCGCCGAGGGGGACGCGCTCTGCGGCCTCTACATGGTCGACCAGCGCCACCGCCCGGACGAGCTGACCTTCGGCTCCGCCGATCCGGGCGGCGACATCTTCGCCCGCGCCGAAACCGAGCTCAAGGAGTACTTCGCCGGGCAGCGCCACGAGTTCGAGGTGCCGCTGGCCTTCGCCGGCACGCCGTTCCAGCAGCTGGTCTGGGCCGAGCTGCGGAAGATCCCGTACGGCACGACGATCTCCTACGGCCAGCTCGCCGACCGGCTCGGCAAACCGGCCGCGTCCCGGGCCGTGGGCCTGGCCAACGGCAAGAACCCGATCGGCATCATCGTCCCGTGCCACCGGGTGGTCGGCTCGACCGGCTCGCTCACCGGCTACGGCGGCGGCCTCGAGCGCAAGCGCTACCTGCTCGACTTCGAGCAGGGCGCGCTCTTCTGA
- a CDS encoding phosphoribosyl-ATP diphosphatase, with amino-acid sequence MKTFDELFAELAERARTRPDGSGTVVALDAGVHAQGKKVLEEAGEVWIAAEHESDERLAEEISQLLYRVQVLMLGRGLSTEDVYRYL; translated from the coding sequence GTGAAGACCTTCGATGAGCTGTTCGCGGAGCTTGCCGAGCGCGCGCGTACCCGTCCCGACGGGTCCGGCACCGTCGTCGCCCTCGACGCCGGGGTGCACGCCCAGGGCAAGAAGGTGCTGGAGGAAGCCGGCGAGGTGTGGATCGCCGCCGAGCACGAGTCCGACGAGCGCCTCGCCGAGGAGATCTCCCAGCTGCTGTACCGGGTGCAGGTGCTGATGCTCGGCCGTGGCCTGTCGACCGAGGACGTCTACCGCTACCTGTGA